ATGATTGATGGAGAGGAGCAGTCGGAGATATGGGGCGTCTTTCGCGTGGCTCGTCGGGCCAGACCGATCAGCGGGCAAATTGCCAAGAATGAACACGAGTCGGTTCTGTTCGAAGGCGCGCATGACGGATACATGAGATTGAACGGGAAGCCGATTCATAAGAGGCGACTCGTCCATGATGGAGGTCAGGTAAGTTGGATTATTACGGATGAAGTAGCAGGAATGGGAACTCATCGCATGGAGTCATTCGTACATTTTCATCCTGATGTAACACTCGTCGAGTCGGGGGCAAATTGTTTCACGATTGAGCGCGGTGGAGAGACGATTGCAAGCATTGACGCGTTGCACCCGTGTCAGGTTGCGATCGAGGAAGGCTGCTATTTTCCAGAGTTTGGTTTGAGCCGGAAGAACCTTGTGCTAGCCTTTGCTTGTTCGGGAGAGCTTCCTCTTCAACTGAGCTATCGAATTCAAAAGACGACGGACCATGACACCAAGGCCACCAGGCGTGCGAATTCTCTTCCTGTCGCATTATTTCCCTCCGGAGGTGAATGCCCCGGCGACGAGAACGTACGAACATTGCCGGCAGTGGGTGAAAGACGGTCACCAGGTGACGGTCGTGACCTGTGCACCGAATCATCCACAAGGAAAAGTCTATGAAGGTTTTCGTAATCGGTTGTATCAGCATGAAACAAAAGACGGCATCACGGTTATCAGGGTGTGGACGTTCATTACGGCAAACGAGGGGTTCTTCAAACGAACCTTCAACTACATCTCTTACATGTGTTCCGCCTCCGTCGTAACTCTCTTTCTGCCGAAAGCGGACGTCGTGCTGTCAACTTCACCGCAGTTCTTCAACGGTCTCGCAGGGTACGTGGTCAGCAGACTGCGGCGGATCCCTTGGGTGCTGGAGATCCGTGATCTATGGCCGGAATCCATTGTGGCTGTGGGTGCCATCAAAAGTCCTGCCATCATTCAGATGCTGGAATGGATCGAGCGATTCGCCTATCGCAAGGCGGATCGGATCGTGCCGGTCACCGATTCATTCCGAGCGTACATGTTGAACAAGGGCATCGAAGACGACAAAATCGTGGTCGTCAAGAATGGTGTTGATCTCGCCCAATATGCTCCATGTGACCGAGTCGGTTCTTTGGCAGAACAGCTTGGAGTCAAGGGAAAGTTTGTCGTGTCCTATTTCGGGACCCATGGCATGGCGCATCATCTTGAGACGGTTCTGCAGGCAGCCCGTCGCTTGAGTCATGCAAGGCATATTGTCTTCTTGATGGTCGGCGATGGAGCTGAACGTCAAGCACTCGTACGCATGCGAGACGAGATGGGGCTCGATAACGTCGTGATGCTCGATCAACAACCGAAGAGCCGCATGCGCGAGCTCTGGGCACTGTCGGATGTCAGCCTCGTGCTGCTCAAGAAGTCAGAGCTCTTCAAGACGGTCATCCCGTCAAAGATCTTTGAGAGCCTGGCAATGGAGAAACCGATACTCTTAGGTGTGGAAGGAGAGAGCGCTGAACTGATCCAGGCAGCACAGGCAGGTATGTGCATCGAGCCTGAACAAGCCGATGAATTAGCAGCCCGAGTGTCGGAGTTGTCTCACAACCCTGAGTTGTGTCAGCAGCTGGGCAGGAATGGACGAGCCTATGTCATCAAGCATTTCGATCGGACCACGCTTGCTAGAAGACTGAGCGCTGTGATCGAACGGGTCGGCTACATGACATCTCCTCAGTTCGGCAAGGGGGAAACCCGAGGCGAGGACACATGGGAACGGTACGATGATGAGCGGCTGAGTGCCGGGAAAGTTTTGCCGCCTGGTCGCTGACGGAGACAATTTTGAACAGTGCTGCAGGGAGCCAGACACAGTGGCTCCTACGACCTTCCATCATGATTCTTGGTTTTGCATGGAGATAGGTCGGGCCGAAAGATGGCCCGAGATTTGCTGGAGAAGTTCAGTTCATGCGTGTTCCTCATGACCAACCTCTAACCAATCTCTAGAAGGAGCGGTGATATGCAGATGATCAGATCATTGTTTAAGAGAGGGGGCATACTGACGGCTACGGCGGTCTGTGCCCTGTTGGTTCCTTTCACGGCAGCGCACGCTGCTCCGGTGACCTACTCGTTCGCCGGAAACCTTGACAACGATCCCCTGAGTCAGTACTCCGTTTCGGGCCACTTTACCTTCGACAACGCAACAGGTGGGAGTGGTGGGGTCTACAATGATGCGGTCAAGGATTTCACCTGGAACTTAAGTGTCGGAGGAGCGCTCGTGTATACATCGACGTTTACTCCGGGCGCCAACGCCGTGACGGTTGCGAAAGACATGCCGTTGCTCTTCGGAGGCATGGTCGATCGCTGGGCAATGACCACTGCGGCTACGAGTACTCAACTGCTGAGTGCGGGTACTCCACCTGTCGATCATGTCCCGTTTAGATTTGATCTTCGGTTCGATCGCGCGGGAGGGGGATTGTTTGGTGATACAAGTCTGCAAGATCCACCGAGTTTGGCAAGCCTTGGTGTTCCAGGTGCAGGTAGTGCGAGATGGCGGCTCTTTTTCGAGGATGTGGGTGGCACTCCGTCCGCATATGTCGGATCGATCACCAGCTTGACGGCGGTCCCATTGCCGGCTGCGGTGGTCCTCTTCGGTGCGGGGCTGATCTCCTTGGTCGGCTTGGGTGCGGGCGGCTTGAGAAATCTCCACGGATCTAAGGTCTAGTCGAATACCTCGTTCCTGATCGTGCGGGCTTGATACTCTGTGAAGGGTATCAAGCCCGGTTCTTTCTTCGAAATCAATCGACAGATTTAAGGTTCCGATACACAATCGCGTATCGACCTACTCTTCCGGATCGATAACGTGTTCGGATTATTCCTGATTCACATTTCAACACGACCGTCTCATGTCTAGCACGCGTTCACTTGTCATCGCATCGGCTCTGATCGTGTCGCTCCTTGCATACATGTATGCGGACAGTCTCGTGTTTCTGTTGAGCCGATGGCTTGGGAGCGAGGATTATAGCCATGGGATATTCGTGCCGTTCATCAGCGGGTATTTGGTTTGGCAATTACGTCATCATCTCAGCGGAATTGCCAAGGAAAAGTCCTGGTGGGGGATCCCGATCATGACGGTGGGGCTCATCCTCTATGTGGTAGGGGAGCTGTCTACGTTGTTCGTCCTCTTACATATCTCATTGTGGGTCGTATTGATCGGGTTAACCATCACGCTCCTCGGTCTTCGGGGGGCTCACGCCATCGCATTTCCTCTTGGATATCTCTTGACCGCAATCCCACTTCCGACTTTCTTCTATGCGAATCTATCGAGTCAGCTTCAATTGTGGTCGTCATCTCTCGGAGTGGGGTGTTTGCAGCTCGTCGGGGTGATCGCCTTTCGCGAGGGCAATGTCATCGATCTTGGGCAAGTTCAGCTTCAGGTTGTCGAAGCCTGTAGCGGGGTTCGGTATCTGCTTCCCTTAACCGCGCTTGCCCTGTTGTGCGCGTATCTGTTCAAGGACAAGATGTGGAAACGAGTTGTTCTGGTACTCTCCGCGATTCCAATTTCAATCCTTCTTAATGGATTTCGGATCGGCATGATC
The nucleotide sequence above comes from Nitrospira sp.. Encoded proteins:
- a CDS encoding glycosyltransferase family 4 protein — its product is MTCAPNHPQGKVYEGFRNRLYQHETKDGITVIRVWTFITANEGFFKRTFNYISYMCSASVVTLFLPKADVVLSTSPQFFNGLAGYVVSRLRRIPWVLEIRDLWPESIVAVGAIKSPAIIQMLEWIERFAYRKADRIVPVTDSFRAYMLNKGIEDDKIVVVKNGVDLAQYAPCDRVGSLAEQLGVKGKFVVSYFGTHGMAHHLETVLQAARRLSHARHIVFLMVGDGAERQALVRMRDEMGLDNVVMLDQQPKSRMRELWALSDVSLVLLKKSELFKTVIPSKIFESLAMEKPILLGVEGESAELIQAAQAGMCIEPEQADELAARVSELSHNPELCQQLGRNGRAYVIKHFDRTTLARRLSAVIERVGYMTSPQFGKGETRGEDTWERYDDERLSAGKVLPPGR